Genomic DNA from Thermosipho ferrireducens:
GGATTAACTCATCAAAATAATCCAGACAATTTTTACTTATCACTTTATAGTCCCCTTTGTAGAAAACTTGTAGCCTATCCCACGAACTGTAATTATCCAGTCTTTCCCTATTTTATTTCTTAAACTACTTATGTGAACATCCACGACTCTGTCTGAAATAAACTCATCTTTCCATATTTTGTCCAGTATTTCATCGCGAGAAAAAACCCTGTTTGAATTTTTAGCAAGCAATCGGAGAATTTCGAATTCTTTTCCAGTTAAATCCACTTTTTTACCATTGAGTTTCACTAAATACTCATCGCAATAAATTTCTAACTCTCGAAACCTTATCACTTCACTTTCACCTCTGGTTCTTCTTATAAACGCTTTAACACGCGCTACAACTTCCCTTGGGTTAAACGGTTTTACTATATAATCATCCGCCCCAAGCTCTATACCAAATATTCTATCCATATCAGTATCTCTTGCCGATATTATAATTATACCTGTCTCCGGAAATTCTACTCTAAACTCCGGTATTTCACTTGTTGCATAACCATCAGGAAGCATTATGTCAAGTAAAACTACATCAAAGCTTTTTTGAGAAATTTTTTCTCTCATTTCATAAAGAGTCCCCGCTTCTTCTATTTCGAAACCCTCAGCTACCAAATACTTTTTTAAAATTTCTCTGATGCCAGCATCATCTTCAACGATTAATATCCTGAACATATGCATTACACCTCAAAAACATCTTTTGTATTTTCTCCTGTTTCTATATAAATTATTTCTTCACATAAATTTGTAAGGTGATCTCCTATTCTCTCTAAATCTCGTGCTATTAAAACGTACAATGTTCCAACTTCTTTAGAAAAATCTTCTTCGCAAATATTTGAAATAACAAATTCTCTTATATCCAGTTCAAGATTATCCAGCTCTTCATCCTGCTTCCATATTTTCTTTGCAAGCTCTGCATCTCTTTTTGAAAAAGCAAGAAACGTATCGTGAAGCATTTTCAATGCTGTTCCAAACATATCTTTTAATTCTTTTGTTAATTTAAAGGGAATGTTTTTTTCTCTGATTTTAAGAGCCTTTTCAGCCATATTGCACCCAAGGTCTGCTATACGTTCAAGGTTGTTTGCAAATTTTATCATTGTTATTACGTATCTAAGATCTCTGGTTAAAGGGTTATACCTTGCTATAATTTCATAAACTTTTTCTTCTATTTCTCTATTCAGCGCATCTATATCATCATCTAATTCGAATACTCTTTTTGCAAGAGTAGTATCTGAAAACTCCAGAGACTGGATTGACATTTCAAAAGAATCTGAAACCAGCGAAAGCATTTTTGAAATGTCTGCTTTTAGTATTGTAAATTCTCTTTCATAATGCATTACATCCATTATATTTTCCTCCTTTTTGCCAGAATTACGTATTTTTGATTATCCTATCTTTCCATTTAAATACATTTCAGTAAGTTCATTTTTTGGTTTTTTAATAATTTCGGCTGTTTCACCAGATTCTATTAAATCCCCTCTGTACATAAAAATCAAATAATCAGATATTCTGATTGCCTGAGCAATGTTATGGGTAACTATTATTATAGTATAATTTTCAGAAAGTTGTTCTAAAAGTACTTCAAGTTTTTGAGTAGCTATTGGATCAAGAGCAGACGTAGGTTCGTCAAGAAGAAGAACCTCGGGTTCAACTGCAAGAGCTCTTGCTATACATAACCTTTGTTGCTGACCACCCGAAAGAGCTGTCCCCGGTTTATGAAGTTCATCTTTTACTTCATCCCAGAGTGCGGCCTGTTTCAATGACCTTTCCACAATTTCTTCAAGTTTTTTTCTATTTTTTATCCCATGTAGTCTTGGACCAAAAGCAACATTATCAAATATAGACATTGGAAACGGTGTGGGTTTCTGAAAAACCATCCCAACCCGTTTTCGATACAAAGTAACGTCTATATCCTCTGAATATATATCTTTGTTTTCAAAATATATTTTTCCTTTTACACTAAAACCTGGAATAGTATCGTTTATTCTATTTATTGATCTCAAAAGTGTAGACTTACCACACCCAGATGGACCAATAATAGCTGTTATCTTATTTTTACAAAAATCCGCTGTAATGTTACGCACCGCTTCTTTATCTCCATAATATGCACTAAAATCCTTTACTTCTATTATTTTTTCCACTTGCATCCCTCCTGATTAAAAATGCAATTGAATATAATATCAAGACAAACACCATGAGAACTGCAGAAGATGCTTTAGCCATCCACTGAGCACTTTCACCATAAGCAGCCACAATGTAATAGATATGCGTGGGCAGGGTCATCACAGGTGAAAATAGTCCTTTAGGTAACTGAGTGGCGTAAAACACTGCTCCTGTTAACATAATTGGTGCAGTTTCACCAATAGCTCTCCCACTTCCCACAAGAGATGCTGTAATTATTCTTTTCTTAGCTGCGGGGATAAGCACCTTAAATATTACCTCATTTTTTCTTGCACCAAGGGCATACGCAGATTCCCGCAATTCTTCTGGTAAGCTTTTTAACGCTTCTGCGCTTGCCGAAGCGATAACAGGTAGAATCAACAATGAAAGAGTTAATGCTCCAGAAAGTAACGACGTTCTAAAGTTCATCGTAATCACAAACAAAGACAACCCGAAAAGACCGTAAACTATCGAAGGAACACCACTCAGTGAAGTAACAGAAATGTCAATTAAACGAGCTATTTTATTTGTTCCATACTCAGAAAGAAAAACACCTGTTATAATCCCCAATGGAACAGCAAATAAAACACTTAACGAAACCATCAACAAACTTCCTAATATCGCGGGAAAAATTCCTCCTTCTTTCATTCCATTACTTGGCCATTGAGTGAAAAACGAAAGTGTGAAGTACTTTACACCACTTATAATTACCAGCCCAAAAAATAATACTATTATTGTTAAAACAATATAAGATAAACTTTTCAAAATTATTGTAAAAATAATATCTTTTTTCAAATCGACCACCTTCTTGTTAATTTCCTTGAAATACATGTTAGTACTATTGAAATTCCAAGCAAAATCGCCCCAGCAGCAAATAATGAATGATAATGCATACTTCCAAGTTCAACTTCTCCCATTTCACTTGCAATTACCGCTGTTAACGGTCTCACAGGATCAAATAAAGATCGAGGTATCATTGCAGCCCCACCTCCAACAAGCAACACAACCATGGTTTCGCCTATAATCCTGTTTACTGTAAGAACAGCCCCATTAAAAAGTCCAGAAATAGAAGCCCGTGTGGTAATTTTAAATGTCGTGATAAATTTAGTCGCACCAAGTGCTAATGAACTTTCTTCAAGTGAGCGATCAACTGCATCCATAGCTTCCGTCATCAGCGAAACTGCATAAGGAAGAGACAAAAATATTAACCCAGTTGATGCTAAAAGAAAATTTTCAGTTGACCATATATCAAAATAAATAAGGATCGGGGAAATATACATTAAAATAAAAGCGCCTATTATTACTGAAGGAACACCAGATAACAATTCCACACCTGACTTAATAATATTTTTTTCCCAGGAAGATGCATAAGTATGAAGATACAACGCTATAAAGTACCCCAGAGGCAAAACAATAAGAGAGGAAAAAAGTGTCAAAAGAAATGTCCCAACTATCATTGCAAGCATTCCATACTCTGCTTCATAACTTGTAGGATACCAGTTGGTACTTGTAAATATCTCCTTTCCAACAGTTATAAAAGCAGGATATGATTCTTTTATCATAAAATAAATCAGAAAAAACAGCGCCACTGTGGCTGTGGCCGCCAAAACGAAAATCAATGAAGTTTGAAAATAATATCCTAATTTCCTTTGCAAATGCAATTCCCTCCTTTAAAGTGTTGCTATTTAGAACCCGTAAGCCGCAACGTACCCTGCCTTTTCCACCAATTCCTGTCCTTCTTTAGAAAGAGCAAAGGTAATATAATTTTTAATTACACCAGATTCAGGATATCCTTTTGTCGCATCAATAAACATGAAAAGAGGCCTTGAAATGGGATATTTTCCTGTTAGTATATTTGATTTTGTAGGAAGTACTCCTCCAATCTTTAATACTTTGACCTTTTCCGTAACATAACCCACTCCCACGTAAGCTATTGCATAAGGATTTTTTGCAACACTTTCTATTTCAAACTGAGTACTTTCAACTAATCTCACCCATGGAGCCATTTTCAAATTATTGAGAACCTTCTTTTCAAATGTTTCATAAGTGCCCGAAGCAGTATTTCTTGAATATACTGTTATTCTTTTCTTAGGCAAATTTGGATTAACCTGATTCCAGTATCTTATTTTTCCCGTATAAATTTTCGAAAGAATTTCCAGAGATATCTCGTTTATATTAAGTTCTTGATTAACAATTATTGCTATTCCATCATAACCAACCACAATGGGGATAAAATATTTTCCTTTTTCACTCATTTTTTTAAGTTCCTTTTCTTTCAACCACCTGCTTGAATTAGCAATATCTGCTGTTCCGTTAAACAAAGCTGCTATACCTGTGGAAGATCCCGCACCTTCTAAAGTAACCTCAACATCTGGATACATTTTTTTAAACTTTTCAATCCAGAGTTGAGCAATAGGAAAAACCGTGTTTGAACCTTTAATCACAAGTGTTTTTGAAAAAGACAAAATTGAAAAAACTATCAATACCAGAATAAAAATTTGCTTCATATCCTCACCTCCAAATAGTCAGTTGCCGACTATATTGTCGGATATTATTGTTTAATAGCTATTATATTTTATTAAGAAATGTTAAGAAGTGAGGAAAGACTCATTTGGAAGTCGAAGGTTTTATTCTTAAAATCATGGAAAGGGACAAAAGAATTAGCCCAACGATCATTATGGCCGATGGAAGTCCAAACTTATCTGCAAGATAACCAGCTATAAGAGAAAAAATTGCAGTCAAAAACGTTGTGAATTGAGACTCTACTGATAAAACGGAAGCCATAGCTGTTGATTCAACGTTATCGCTAACATATGCCACAGAAATGGGTCTTCTGATATTCTCTAAAACATGAAGTAATATAAAAAATATTATTGAAAGAATACTCAAATTAATTTTATACGCAAATCCAGCGGCCGTTATAATTAATGCTCCCGCAATCAGAGTAGTGTTTAAGGCTTTTGAAGGATGTTTCAACCTTTGGTTTACTCTCCAGGAATTTTTCGAAGCAATGCTCGTTAAAAAATACAATATAAAATACACTATTCCAATAACTACAGCGGATCTTTTTTTATCTTCCCAGAATAAGAACACAGGCAATGACAATGCAAATGCTTCCAATATAGGTTGTAAGTAATCTTTTAAACTCTTAAATACTGCACTATACGAAGAGGTGTTCAACAATATCCTGAGGACTCTAATATTTACTACAGCATTTATGAAATCTTTTAAGGTTGCCTTTTTGGTCTTCTTGCTTAAAGTGCCATCTAACTGTGCTGGATATGTAGCAAGATTAATAAAATTAAATATGTAAGGTACAATAGCAGCAAAGAATATCACTCTATAATTTCCACTATAAAATACTATTGTGGCAGCTATCAGAGAGTTTAACGCTGAACCAAACTGAGACGCAGCTCTTGTCGCACCATAATATTGAACCTTTAAATTTTCCATATTTTTTATTTTAAGATAGTCCAAAATCATCGCTTTATGCGTACCTGTCCTGAATGCCTCTCCAAATGCGTACAATATCATTGCAAAAATATATAAATGAAACACCGGAAAAAAGTAAAAAATAAGAAACGCTATTATATACGATCCCATTGAGAATAACATAGACTTTCTCCTACCATATACATCGGCAATTATTCCTGTAGGAACTTCAAGTAGATTGGTTGTAATACTCTTAACAGAAAATAATATACCTATTTGAAAATAAGTTAACCCACTTTCCAGAAAAAACAGAATAAGAAATGGTTCAAAGAATCTCAGATTCTTTAAAAAACCATACATTTGAAATTTTCTAAACTGTATGTCTTTTTCAAACATTTTGATCACCAACCAGACAAAAAATAGGATCGATTTTCTTATTTATCTTATACGCAAATGCTCTACACCCACCGTAACATTTGTTAAAAAACAAACATTCTTTGCAATCCTTTATGAGAATTTCAGAATCGTAAGATTTCCATAACTCACCAAAACTTTTATTTTTTATATTTCCCATATAAAATTCTTTATCAAATCGAAAGTGTCCACAGGGAACGACTGTTCCGTCAACAAGAATTGAAGCATGGGTACGCCCAGCAGTACAGAGCCCTCCTTTGATATTTTCCTCAACATAAAAAACCACATCATTTCGATATTTATCTATTATGCTCTGAACATATTTTATCATCTTTCTTGTTGGAAGAAGTTCATCTTTATAAAGTTCTCCACGGCCAACGGGGACAAATCTGTCAACGTAAAGATTTACCCCAAGCTTTTTAGCAAATAAAACCATATTTTCAAAATATGAATAATTTCTCGCGTTTATAACATGTAAAATCGTAACTTCAAAACCCGCTTTAAGAAAATTCATTAAGCCTTCCATCGTTCGTTGAAATGTATTCTTTCCCCTAACAAATTCATGGAGCGACGCTATATGACCATCCAAAGAAACACCTATCAATATTTCTTTATCAATCTCTTTTAATTTCTTCACCCTCTCCCAGGTTGCAAGAGACCCATTTGTATTTATCATCATTCTTGCACCAAGAGATCTTCCATAAAGTATAATGTCTTCAAGATCTGGCCTTAAAAAAGGTTCGCCACCAACAATATCGATAATCTTTACACCTGCATCCACTAAATCTTTAATAACCTTTTTTGCTTCTTGAGTTGTCAATTCATATCGCGATTTTTTTCCTGCATTACAATAACAATGTCTGCATGAATAATTACATGCAGTAGTAATCTCAAATTCTACAATTTCAGGTCTTTGCATAAAGAACTTTTCCCTCCTTTATGCTTTTTCTTTTTCCTTTTTCGAATATAGTATACCATCAGATATTTTAATAGAACTTAAAAAATATGAAAATTACCCATTTTATATAAGGCTCTTACTCTTTTCTCAACATCGCAAGATCCTTCGTCGCTACGTCCCTCAGGACAGGCTTCGCCAGCCTTGCTAATGCCCTGTCATCCCGAGCATATGCGAGGGATCTTATCTTTTAATAGCCCTCGCTAAATTAAGATTCCTCACCCTCTGGGTTCGGAATGACATGAGTGGGAGCCAACTCTCGCTAATCTCGCTAACACTCGCTAATCTCGCCAATCTTGCCAAATTAAGATTCCTCGTCGCATCCGCTCCTCGGAATGGCATGGGTGGGGGGCAACCTCGCCAGATTTATCCTCATTCTCTGGCAGAAACATATCTGTTTAAGACTTTGGAGTATTATAAATTTGTGTTAAAATTAATTGTTGATGCTTTAAACGTTTATAACGGGAGGGATGACATTGGATACAAAAGAACTCGTATTGAAACTAACATCTATTGATGGACCATCTGGATATGAAGACAAAGTTATAGAAGAGATTAAAAATATAATGAGCCCCTATGTAGACGAAACTTATATAACAAAAACTGGCAGTTTAATTTGCAAAAAAAATGGAACTGGTAAAGGAAAAATAGGAATGTTAGCCCATGCAGACCAATTAGGTTTTGTAATTTCAAAAATAGATGAAAAAGGCTACGCTTACGTTTCAAGTATAGGTGGATGGGATCCAAAAGTTATTGCGGGACAAAGAGCAAAAATTTACTCACAGAAAGGATTATTTTCAGGAATATTTGGCTTTCTTGCACCACATTTACAAAAGAGTTCTGAAAGAAAAAAAATGCCAGATTTAGATGGACTTTTTCTTGATATAAGCATAAATGACAACTGGAAAGATATTCAGGTTGGTGATATTGTAACGTTAGATGATGTTGATGGGTTTGAACAAAATAACTTTATATTTGCTCCTTCATTAGATAATAGAGCCAGCTGCGCAGCTATAATCAAAACTGCAGAACTTTTACAAAAAATGTCACACGAATACGATGTTTATTTCATATTCTCTACACAGGAAGAAATTGGAGGCCCTGGAGCACCAACAAGTGCTTATTATTGCGACTTAGATTATGCTTTTGTAATTGATGTAACTCACGGTGATGAAAATGTACCTGGGTATGTAAAAATAAAGATAGGTGAAGGGCCTGCAGTTGGAATAGGCCCGGTTATAAATAAAGATTTCAACAAACATGTTCAGGATATTGCTAAAAAATACAATATAAAAATACAATTTGAACCTATACCAAGACGTTCTGGAACAGATACTGATGCTGTGCAACTTGTGAGGAAAGGCATAAAAACGCAACTGCTTTCAATTCCTCTAAAATATATGCACACCCCTGTTGAAAAAATTTCTATTAACGATATAGAAAACACCGCAAAGTTGATGACATTCTCTATCATGGAATTGGAGGTGCAATAAATGTTTTTAAAAGAATTATCTGAATTAAACGGGGTTTCTGGAAATGAGGAGAAAGTAAGAGAGTTTATAAAAGAGAAAATAAAAGACAAAGTAGATAAGTTGTGGGTAGATAGAATGGGTAATCTTATAGCTTATAAAAAAGGAAAAGGGAAAGCAAAAGTAGTCTTAGATGCACATATGGATGAAGTTGGACTTATGATAGTTAATATAAATGACGATGGAAGTTTAGCTTTTGCTCCCGTTGGAGGAGTTGATCCAAGAGTTATCATAGGTAAAAAAGTTATAATAAATGATAAAGTAAAAGGTGTCATAGGTTATAAAGCCATACACCTTCAAAAGGATGACTATCTACGTACACCCGAATATTCTCAGCTCAGTATAGACATAGGTGTCTCTTCAAAAAGCGAAGCTGAAAAAAAGGTAAAAATAGGTGATTATGTATCGTTTCTCACAAAATACAGAGAGATTGGTAACTTTGCCACGGGAAAAGCATTCGACGACAGAGGAGGATGCAGTATTCTCTTAGACATTATCTTTAATAACATTGAGAGTGATTATGACCTATATTTTGCTTTTGTTGTACAGGAAGAAACAGGATTAAGGGGCGCAGCTGTAGTATCGGAACAGATAAAGCCCGACTTTGCAATTGCTTTAGAAACAACAACTGCCGGGGATAACCCTGAGCTTGAAAAAGAACATTGGGCCACACATCTGGGAGATGGCCCAGCCATAACTTTTTTACATTCTGGTTATGCAATAGATCATAGAATATTTGAAGCGCTTGTCAAAACAGCACAAAAGCACAACATTCCTTTCCAGTATAAAAGAAGAACAGCCGGGGGAACAGATGCAGCAAGATATGCTCGAAGTATTTACGGTGTACCAGCCGGTGTTGTTTCAATACCTTCAAGATACATTCACAGTCCTCTTTCGGTAATAAACCTTTCAGATTACAATAATACATACCTCTTAATTAAAACATTCCTCGAAAAAAGTCCTATATAATAATAAAATAGAGATAATAAACAAAAGGGCATGATTTTTAGCTTTCATGCCCTTTTTTTACCTGTTTTGTTTTCCTATTTTACATTTGGAATAAGGATTTTCAGAATTTCTTCGTTTTTAATTCTTATATATCCTTCACTAAGCTCTTTTAAAGCTATGCTCACATAATTTTTATCCCATGTTGTGACATATGGTTGTGCAAACTCTCTTAAATTCTCTGCACGTTTTGCAGCAGCAACAGGTATTGCAAATTTGTAAGGAATTCGTTCTATCAAGTCATCGTAATTAATCACTGGCTGCATATTATACCCCCTTAAAAAGTTTTCGGATTATCTCTGATTTCAGCACTCTACTTAATTTATGTGATTCAGCTATTATAATAGACTTCATTGCCATTATAGATTTCTCTAAATCGTCGTTGATTATAAGATAATCAAACTCTACCATTTTTGAAAGTTCCCATTTCGCATCTTCCAATCTTTTCATTAACGACTCAGGCCTTTCAGTTCCTCTCTTTATAAGACGCTCTCTCAAAACCTCGTAGCTTGGTGGAGCCACAAATATAAACACCGCCTCTTCGAAATTCTTTTTTACCTGCAACGCTCCTTGCACATCTATGTCCAATATAATACTTTTTCCTTTTTCTATATTATCAACTACAAATCCTTTTGGCGTCCCGTACAAATTTCCGTGAACTTCTGCCCATTCTAAAAATTCCTGATTGTGCTGCATTCTAACAAAAGTTTCTTTATCGATAAAAAAATAATCTACTCCATTCACCTCTCCAGGTCGAGGTGGCCTTGTCGTACAGGAAACCGAAAATACAAGATTATCCATTTTGTTTAGCAAAGAACTAATTATGCTTGTTTTACCAACTCCAGAAGGACCACTTACTACAAAAAGCGTTCCTTTCATCTCTATCCCTTTCTTCTTATTTTATCAAGCTGTTCTTCTATTTCAAAGAAAGACTGCATAAACCTCTGAGCAATAGTTTCAGGTTGAATTGCACTGAGAATTATGTGATTACTATCTGATATAAGTATCGCTCTTGTTTTTCTACCATAAGTTGCATCTATAAGTTTCCCCTCATCTTTTGCATCCTCTTTCAATCTCTTTAAAGGAGCGCTTTCAGGATTAACAATTGCGACAATTCTATCACCTGCTATAACATTACCAAATCCTATATTTATGAGCCCAAACATACCAACACCTCCCGGATTACTCAATATTCTGTACTTGTTCTTTAATTTGAGAATTTACAAACTTCCCATCTATTGCTAAATTACTAATTTCCAGCATACGACTTTTTGAAAGAATAGTGTTCAGTTCCCTATGAATCTCCTGAGAAAGAAAATTCAAGAGAGTACCCACTGGATTATTTTGGTTTAAAAGTTCTTTACACCTGTTTAAATGACTTTTCAACCTTACAATCTCTTCTCTAATATCAGCTTTATCTGCTATTAGAGCCACAGCTGTTTCAAATTGATTTGCATCAAGCTCTACATTTTCCGGTAATATTTCTTCAACATTTTCCTTTATACGTTTTGCTATTTCTTGCTTTAAAAGATGGGAATATTTTTCTATCTCATTTGAAATATCCATAAGCTTATCTACCAGCTTTTTTAAATCCTTAGATAACTTTTCTCCTTCAATTTGCCTTTCCTTATCAACCACTTCTAACGTATTTTCAAGAACTTTAACAACTTTATTCCAGAGTCTCTCGATTTCATCAGAATCCAGCTCAGAATGAAAGATCTCTCGAAATACAAGAATATCAGACAAATTTATTGAAGATTGAATATTTAAGCTCTCTCTTATACTTTCAAGTACTTCAAAATACGACCTTGCCATGGCAAAATCTATCTTTAACTCAACTGGCTTTAAAAAGCGTGTATTAATTTTTACGTGAACTTTACCTCTTTTAACGTATTTAGACACTATTGAAGTTGCCAAATTTTCTTTTCCACTTAAATAATAAGGCAAAGAAACACTAACATCAAGGACTTTTGAATTTACCGTTTTGATTTCACATGAGATTCTGTAATTTTCATCCACATAGTCCAACTTTCCATACCCCGTCATACTTTTTGGCAAAATTATCACTCCTGTAAATTAATTATACACGATTCTCAACAAAAATCAAAAAAATTTTTCTTATTTCTCAGATTTTCTGTAAAAAAGGTGGGACCGACGTAACGGTCCCGATAATGAGGGCTTTATCTCATCCGCCTACTGCTCGCTTAGCCTTTAGCAATTTTCATACCTTCTTCAATAGCCTGTTTATTTAAATCTATAAGATGAGATTTTTTTCCAGTAAGTTTCTTCTGGAAAGCTTTTTCTATACTTTCTTTAGACACGATACCAGTTTTTGCAATAACTGCTCCTAACATAACCATATTTGCAACCTTTAAATTTCCAAGTTTATCCGCTATCTCGTTACACGAAACTTTTATGATGCTTATTCCATCTTTTACATCAGGTTCTCGATCTATAACCGATTCATTAAGGAACAGATACCCATTTTTTGTAACAAAATTCTGGAATTTCAACATAGAAGGGATATTCATAGCTACAACCACATCAGCTTTATCCACCACAGGAGAAGCTACTTCTTCATCACTTACTACAACTGTACAGTTAGCAGTTCCTCCGCGCATTTCTGGGCCATAGGAAGGTATCCATGTAACATTTTTACCTTCTATCATCCCAGCATATGATAAAATCTGTCCCATTAACATTACACCTTGTCCACCAAAACCTGCAAAAATGAATCTCATTTCTCATCACCAACCTTATCCACAAAGACTCCAAGGGGATACTCTGGAATCATATTTTCTTCAAGCCACTTCATTGAGGTTATAGGATCAATACCCCAATTTGTTGGACAGGTTGAAAGTATTTCTACCATTCCAAACCCTAATTCGTTAATCTGGGCAAGGAATGCTTTTTTTATAGCCTTTTTGGTTTTTTCCACATCCTGCGGTGTTGTAACTTTAGTTCTTGCAAGATAGGCTACACCTTTAGCCTCTTTCAAAAATTCACACATATGCATTGGATAGCCATCATTCTCTGCTTTTCTTCCATATGGAGTAGTGGTAGTTTTCATACCAAGAAGGGTTGTTGGAGCCATTTGACCACCTGTCATACCATATATTGCATTATTCACAAATATTGTCGTAATTTTTTCTCCACGATTTGCAGCATGAATAATTTCAGCTGTTCCTATGGCGGCCAAATCTCCATCTCCCTGATATGTGAAAACCATTAAATCCGGCCTTGATCTTTTAATTCCAGTAGCAACTGCAGGAGCTCTACCATGAGGTGCTACTGTACCATCCATGTTAAAAAACTGATACGCAAAAACTGAACATCCTATAGGTGCGACTACCAATGTTTTCTCTCTTATACCAAGTTCATCAACTACTTCTGCAACAAGTCTATGAATAATTCCATGATGACATCCTGGACAATATGTAAACTCTTTTTCTCCAAGTGCTTCAGGCTTTTTATAAATAACCTGCATTAAAATCACCTCCCAATTTCCTTTTTCAACGCTTCGTAAATCTCATTTGGTGTAGGAACTACTCCACCCATTCTGGAATAAAATTTCACAGGTTTCCTTCCTTTTATACTTATGAGAACGTCTTCCAACATTTGTCCCATATTCATTTCAACATCGAAAAACATATCAACCTTATCAGCTAATTTCTCAAGTGGTTCATATGGGAATGGCCAAACAGTAATTGGTCTGAAAAGTCCTACTTTTATTCCATCTTTTCTCGCCATATCAACAACACTTTTTGCTATCCTTCCAATAGTTCCAAATGCAGTAATAACTATATTGGCATCCTCTGTTTTGTATTCCTCCCACCTAATTTCTTTCTTTTCAATCTCTTTATACTTTTCGACAAGTACAAGATTCATTTTCTCAAGAACGTAAGGATCTATATCAAAAGATGTTATTAAATGAGGTTTTCTACCTTTTGCACCTGTCATTGCCCAGCTGCTATGATCAGGAAGAGTCGACAAATCTCTAAAATCTGGAAAAACAACAGGTTCCATCATCTGACCCAAAAGCCCATCAGCGAGTATCAAAGCAGGATTTCTGTATTTATCCGCCAGATCAAACGCAAGCACAGTTAAATCAACTGCTTCTTGAACGGTGGATGGCGCTAACGTAATAAGTTTGTAATCCCCATGTCCACCACCTTTAGTAGCCTGCCAGTAATCACCTTGGGCTGGCTGGATATCACCTAATCCTGGACCACCACGAACAACATTTACAAAAACTGCCGGCAATTGAGCACAGGCAATGTAAGATACACCTTCCATCATCAAACTGAACCCTGGCGAAGAAGTTGATGTCATAACCCGAGTCCC
This window encodes:
- a CDS encoding YicC/YloC family endoribonuclease, with protein sequence MPKSMTGYGKLDYVDENYRISCEIKTVNSKVLDVSVSLPYYLSGKENLATSIVSKYVKRGKVHVKINTRFLKPVELKIDFAMARSYFEVLESIRESLNIQSSINLSDILVFREIFHSELDSDEIERLWNKVVKVLENTLEVVDKERQIEGEKLSKDLKKLVDKLMDISNEIEKYSHLLKQEIAKRIKENVEEILPENVELDANQFETAVALIADKADIREEIVRLKSHLNRCKELLNQNNPVGTLLNFLSQEIHRELNTILSKSRMLEISNLAIDGKFVNSQIKEQVQNIE
- a CDS encoding 2-oxoacid:acceptor oxidoreductase family protein encodes the protein MRFIFAGFGGQGVMLMGQILSYAGMIEGKNVTWIPSYGPEMRGGTANCTVVVSDEEVASPVVDKADVVVAMNIPSMLKFQNFVTKNGYLFLNESVIDREPDVKDGISIIKVSCNEIADKLGNLKVANMVMLGAVIAKTGIVSKESIEKAFQKKLTGKKSHLIDLNKQAIEEGMKIAKG
- a CDS encoding thiamine pyrophosphate-dependent enzyme, coding for MQVIYKKPEALGEKEFTYCPGCHHGIIHRLVAEVVDELGIREKTLVVAPIGCSVFAYQFFNMDGTVAPHGRAPAVATGIKRSRPDLMVFTYQGDGDLAAIGTAEIIHAANRGEKITTIFVNNAIYGMTGGQMAPTTLLGMKTTTTPYGRKAENDGYPMHMCEFLKEAKGVAYLARTKVTTPQDVEKTKKAIKKAFLAQINELGFGMVEILSTCPTNWGIDPITSMKWLEENMIPEYPLGVFVDKVGDEK
- a CDS encoding 3-methyl-2-oxobutanoate dehydrogenase subunit VorB, with the protein product MEKVMVKGTEAIGEAAIRAGCRHFFGYPITPQSELPEYMSKRLPEVDGVFLQTESEVATVNMLYGAACTGTRVMTSTSSPGFSLMMEGVSYIACAQLPAVFVNVVRGGPGLGDIQPAQGDYWQATKGGGHGDYKLITLAPSTVQEAVDLTVLAFDLADKYRNPALILADGLLGQMMEPVVFPDFRDLSTLPDHSSWAMTGAKGRKPHLITSFDIDPYVLEKMNLVLVEKYKEIEKKEIRWEEYKTEDANIVITAFGTIGRIAKSVVDMARKDGIKVGLFRPITVWPFPYEPLEKLADKVDMFFDVEMNMGQMLEDVLISIKGRKPVKFYSRMGGVVPTPNEIYEALKKEIGR